The following are from one region of the Polaribacter marinaquae genome:
- a CDS encoding VPS10 domain-containing protein yields the protein MKKHLLLVFCMLLCVNVKVNAQKNANKVSSENFNPITWRNIGPFRGGRSAAVTGVPGKANLFYMGATGGGVWKTNDAGNTWQNISDGFFGGSVGAVAVSESDNNVIYVGMGEKTVRGNVSSGDGVWKSENAGKTWTHIGLKSARHIPRMRVHPKNSNIVFAGVMGDLYKPTQERGVYKSIDGGQNWKKVLFSNENSGVVDLIIDPNNPRILYATTWNIRRTPYSLSSGGDGSALWKSTDEGETWTNISTNKGLPDGIWGISGVTVSPVNSDIVYALIENKKGGVYKSTDAGNTWRLINAERKLRQRAWYYTRLYADTQDEDILYVLNVRYHKSTDGGKTYKTYNAPHGDHHDLWIAPEDNQRMIIGDDGGAQVSFDAGENWSTMNNQPTSQFYRVTTDNHFPYRILAAQQDNSTIRIAHRTAGRFITDSDWEPTAGGESAHIAVDPLNDDIVYGGSYGGLLTRKNHKTGETRAVNVWPDDPMGHGAEDFKYRFQWNFPIFFSPNNKKRLYAASNHLHITENEGQSWKLISPDLTRNDPKTLGPSGGPITKDNTGVEYYGTIFAATESSLEPGLIWTGSDDGLVHVSKNNGEKWTNVTPKKMPEWMMINCIEVSPFDKGSAYIVGTKYKSGDYKPYIYKTENYGKSWKLIVNGIENESFTRALRADPKRKGLLYAGTEKGMYVSFDDGKNWETFQKNLPIVPITDLAIKNDNLIAATQGRALWIIDDLTPLHQLERNTNANVILYKPKDAYNMSGGRGRTSRTAGTNHPGGVAVSYFIKEENKKDTISLSFFDANNNLIKKFSTKPNTKEKEAKLSVKDGNNIFYWDMMYTGAESVKGMILWWASLNGPMALPGKYKVTLTVNNQNITKDFNILRNPSSEVSEEEMKAQFDFINEINAKMTEIHKALKNVKKIRTQVGALKKSIKDRKKHKELLDFANKLVKDITKIEETLYQTKSKSGQDPLNFPIRLNNKLAHLNSLTRTGNYAPTQQAIEFKNEITKEIDAELLKLNALFTNGVKELNRRVKESDIDLIQLD from the coding sequence ATGAAAAAACACTTATTATTAGTCTTTTGCATGCTCTTGTGTGTAAATGTCAAAGTTAATGCACAAAAAAATGCTAACAAAGTTTCTAGCGAAAATTTTAATCCTATTACTTGGAGAAATATTGGTCCGTTTAGAGGTGGTCGAAGCGCTGCTGTAACAGGCGTACCTGGTAAGGCAAATCTATTTTATATGGGCGCAACCGGTGGTGGTGTCTGGAAAACTAATGATGCAGGTAATACTTGGCAAAATATTTCCGACGGATTTTTTGGTGGTTCTGTAGGAGCTGTTGCTGTTTCTGAATCTGATAACAACGTTATCTACGTAGGTATGGGAGAAAAAACGGTTCGAGGAAATGTTTCTTCTGGTGATGGCGTTTGGAAATCTGAAAATGCTGGTAAAACTTGGACACATATTGGTTTAAAAAGTGCCAGACACATACCGCGAATGAGAGTTCATCCTAAAAATTCTAACATTGTTTTTGCTGGCGTTATGGGAGATTTATACAAACCAACGCAAGAAAGAGGTGTCTATAAATCTATAGACGGTGGTCAAAATTGGAAAAAAGTTTTATTTTCTAATGAAAATTCTGGTGTAGTAGATTTAATTATAGACCCTAATAACCCAAGAATTTTATATGCAACTACATGGAATATCAGAAGAACTCCGTACAGTTTATCTTCTGGTGGAGATGGTTCTGCTTTATGGAAAAGTACCGATGAAGGAGAAACATGGACAAACATTTCTACAAACAAAGGGCTTCCTGATGGAATATGGGGAATTAGCGGAGTGACTGTTTCGCCTGTAAATTCTGATATTGTTTACGCTTTAATAGAAAACAAAAAAGGTGGTGTGTACAAATCTACAGATGCAGGTAATACTTGGCGTTTAATTAATGCTGAAAGAAAACTACGCCAAAGAGCATGGTATTACACACGTTTGTATGCAGACACGCAAGATGAAGACATTTTATATGTTTTAAATGTTCGTTATCATAAATCTACAGACGGAGGAAAAACTTATAAAACATACAATGCACCACACGGAGACCATCATGATTTATGGATTGCACCAGAAGATAACCAAAGAATGATTATTGGTGATGATGGTGGCGCACAAGTTTCTTTTGATGCTGGAGAAAACTGGAGTACAATGAACAACCAACCAACTTCTCAGTTTTATAGAGTAACTACTGATAACCATTTTCCATATAGAATTTTGGCAGCACAACAAGATAATTCTACAATAAGAATTGCACATAGAACCGCAGGAAGATTTATTACAGATTCTGATTGGGAACCTACTGCAGGAGGAGAAAGTGCACACATTGCTGTAGATCCTTTAAATGATGATATTGTTTATGGTGGAAGTTACGGAGGTTTGCTAACTAGAAAAAATCATAAAACAGGTGAAACAAGAGCTGTTAATGTTTGGCCAGACGACCCAATGGGACATGGTGCTGAAGATTTTAAATATCGTTTTCAATGGAATTTTCCAATATTCTTTTCTCCAAATAATAAAAAGAGATTGTATGCAGCTTCTAATCATTTACATATTACCGAAAATGAAGGACAATCTTGGAAATTAATTAGTCCGGATTTAACTCGAAACGACCCAAAAACTTTAGGGCCATCTGGAGGACCAATTACAAAAGATAATACGGGTGTAGAATACTATGGAACTATTTTTGCAGCTACAGAATCTTCTCTAGAACCTGGATTAATTTGGACAGGATCTGACGATGGCTTGGTACACGTTTCTAAAAACAACGGAGAAAAATGGACAAACGTTACGCCTAAAAAAATGCCAGAATGGATGATGATTAATTGTATTGAAGTTAGTCCGTTTGACAAAGGAAGCGCATATATTGTTGGTACTAAATACAAATCTGGTGATTACAAACCTTATATTTATAAAACCGAGAATTATGGTAAATCATGGAAATTAATCGTAAACGGAATCGAAAATGAAAGTTTTACGAGAGCTTTAAGAGCAGACCCAAAACGTAAAGGCTTATTATATGCAGGTACAGAAAAAGGAATGTACGTTTCTTTTGATGACGGTAAAAATTGGGAAACTTTTCAGAAAAATTTACCAATTGTACCAATTACTGATTTAGCAATTAAAAACGATAATTTAATCGCAGCTACACAAGGTAGAGCTCTTTGGATTATTGATGATTTAACACCTCTACATCAACTTGAAAGAAATACAAACGCAAACGTAATTCTTTACAAACCAAAAGATGCTTATAACATGAGCGGTGGTAGAGGAAGAACTTCTAGAACTGCTGGCACTAATCATCCAGGTGGTGTTGCTGTTTCTTATTTTATAAAAGAAGAAAATAAAAAAGACACCATCTCGCTTTCATTTTTTGATGCAAATAATAACTTAATAAAAAAGTTTAGTACTAAACCAAATACAAAAGAAAAAGAAGCAAAATTATCTGTAAAAGATGGTAATAACATTTTCTATTGGGATATGATGTATACAGGTGCAGAATCTGTAAAAGGTATGATTCTTTGGTGGGCTTCTTTAAATGGCCCAATGGCCTTACCCGGTAAATACAAAGTTACATTAACCGTTAATAACCAAAACATAACTAAAGATTTTAATATTTTAAGAAACCCTTCTTCTGAAGTTTCTGAAGAAGAAATGAAGGCTCAGTTCGATTTTATTAATGAAATTAATGCTAAAATGACAGAAATTCATAAAGCTTTAAAAAATGTTAAGAAAATTAGAACTCAGGTTGGTGCTTTAAAGAAATCTATTAAAGACAGAAAAAAACATAAAGAACTTTTAGACTTTGCAAACAAATTGGTAAAAGATATTACTAAAATTGAAGAAACTCTATATCAAACAAAATCTAAAAGCGGACAAGATCCATTAAACTTTCCTATTCGACTAAACAATAAATTAGCACATTTAAATTCGTTAACTAGAACCGGTAATTACGCACCTACACAACAAGCTATCGAATTTAAAAATGAAATTACTAAAGAAATTGATGCTGAATTATTAAAACTAAATGCTTTATTTACAAATGGCGTAAAAGAGCTAAATAGAAGAGTAAAAGAAAGTGATATAGACCTTATACAATTAGACTAA
- a CDS encoding 3-phosphoshikimate 1-carboxyvinyltransferase, whose product MDILLNVLKNSKINEEITISGSKSESNRLLILQNLFPEITINNLSDSDDSVHMQHALSTDKEIVDIGHAGTAMRFLTSYFAVKENREVVLTGSERMQNRPIEILVNALKDLGADISYEDKVGYPPIRIKGKKIIKDKVAINGNVSSQYISSLLLIASKLEKGLEIELVGKITSIPYIKMTLTLLNQIGIETSFEGNLIKVLPKTTVDKQTVVVESDWSSASYFYSIVASSQIGSSIQLSAYKQESLQGDSCLAEIYKHFGVATSFSDNSITLSKEKVSSKEVLEIDLKNAPDIAQTIAVTCFSENIACNLTGLHTLKIKETDRLEALKEELTNLGASISVTNETLHLEERSSIKENIAIKTYNDHRMAMAFAPLALKVPIKILDAEVVTKSYQKFWKDMQQIGIKVEEL is encoded by the coding sequence ATGGACATATTGTTAAATGTTTTAAAGAATAGTAAAATAAATGAGGAAATCACAATTTCTGGTTCTAAAAGCGAATCTAATAGATTGCTTATTTTACAAAACCTTTTTCCTGAAATAACGATAAATAATTTATCAGATTCTGATGATTCTGTACACATGCAACATGCACTTTCTACTGATAAAGAAATTGTAGACATTGGTCACGCAGGTACAGCAATGCGTTTTTTAACATCTTATTTTGCAGTTAAAGAAAATAGAGAAGTTGTTTTAACAGGTTCTGAAAGAATGCAAAACAGACCAATTGAGATTTTAGTAAATGCATTAAAAGATTTAGGTGCAGATATTAGTTATGAAGATAAAGTTGGATACCCACCAATACGTATTAAAGGAAAAAAAATAATAAAAGATAAAGTTGCAATTAATGGTAATGTATCTAGTCAATACATCTCATCTTTACTATTAATAGCATCAAAATTAGAAAAAGGATTAGAAATTGAATTGGTTGGTAAAATCACTTCGATACCTTATATAAAAATGACTTTAACGTTGCTAAATCAAATTGGAATAGAAACTTCATTTGAAGGTAATTTAATTAAAGTTTTACCCAAAACAACTGTTGATAAACAAACTGTTGTTGTAGAGTCTGATTGGTCTTCTGCAAGTTATTTTTATTCGATTGTAGCTTCATCGCAAATAGGGTCTTCAATTCAATTGTCTGCCTATAAGCAAGAAAGTTTACAAGGAGATTCTTGTTTAGCAGAAATTTACAAGCACTTTGGTGTAGCTACTAGTTTTTCTGATAATTCTATTACATTATCAAAAGAAAAAGTAAGCAGCAAAGAGGTTTTAGAGATCGATTTAAAAAACGCCCCAGATATTGCACAAACAATAGCAGTAACTTGTTTTTCTGAAAACATTGCGTGTAATTTAACGGGTTTACATACACTTAAAATTAAAGAAACCGATAGGTTAGAGGCTTTAAAAGAAGAATTGACAAATTTAGGTGCATCAATTTCTGTGACTAATGAAACGTTACATTTAGAAGAACGTTCTTCAATCAAAGAAAATATAGCAATAAAAACCTATAACGATCATAGAATGGCAATGGCTTTTGCACCTTTGGCGTTAAAAGTTCCTATTAAAATTTTAGATGCAGAAGTTGTTACAAAATCGTATCAAAAATTTTGGAAAGACATGCAACAAATTGGTATTAAGGTAGAAGAACTTTAA
- the queA gene encoding tRNA preQ1(34) S-adenosylmethionine ribosyltransferase-isomerase QueA, producing the protein MKLSHFEFELPEELLAVYPAEHRDESRLMVLNRADGTIEHKQFKDVINYFDEGDVMMLNNTKVFPARMFGNKEKTGARIEVFLLRELNAENRLWDVLVDPARKIRIGNKLFFGEDDSLVAEVIDNTTSRGRTLRFLFDGSYEEFRAKLLELGQTPLPKEINREVEPSDEERYQTIFAKNEGAVAAPTAGLHFSKHLLKRLEIKGVDFAEMTLHVGLGTFSPVEVEDLSKHKMDSEQIIIPEASANMINKAKKDKRRVCAVGTTVMRTVESSVSSKQELNAFEGWTNKFIFPPHDFSIANAMITNFHPPKSTLLMQAAAFGGYDFVMEAYKEAIKEGYKFSTYGDAMLIL; encoded by the coding sequence ATGAAATTATCGCATTTTGAATTTGAATTGCCAGAAGAATTATTGGCAGTTTATCCTGCAGAGCACAGAGACGAATCTCGTTTAATGGTGTTAAATAGAGCAGATGGTACTATTGAACATAAACAGTTTAAAGACGTTATTAATTACTTCGACGAAGGTGATGTAATGATGTTAAATAATACCAAAGTTTTTCCTGCTAGAATGTTTGGTAACAAAGAAAAGACAGGTGCTAGAATAGAGGTTTTCTTATTAAGAGAATTAAATGCAGAAAATAGATTGTGGGATGTTTTAGTAGATCCTGCAAGAAAAATTAGAATAGGAAATAAATTATTTTTTGGTGAAGACGATAGTTTAGTAGCAGAGGTGATAGATAATACGACTTCTAGAGGAAGAACTTTACGTTTTTTATTTGACGGTTCTTACGAAGAATTTAGAGCTAAATTATTAGAATTAGGACAAACACCATTGCCTAAAGAAATTAATAGAGAAGTAGAGCCTTCAGACGAAGAAAGATACCAAACTATTTTTGCCAAAAATGAAGGAGCTGTTGCTGCACCAACTGCAGGTTTACACTTTTCTAAACATTTATTAAAACGTTTAGAAATAAAAGGAGTTGATTTTGCAGAAATGACTTTACACGTTGGTTTAGGTACATTTAGCCCAGTAGAGGTAGAAGATTTGTCGAAGCATAAAATGGATTCTGAGCAAATTATCATTCCAGAAGCTTCTGCAAACATGATTAATAAAGCTAAGAAAGACAAAAGAAGAGTTTGTGCAGTTGGTACAACTGTTATGAGAACAGTAGAATCTTCTGTATCTTCTAAGCAAGAATTAAATGCTTTTGAAGGTTGGACAAACAAATTTATTTTTCCACCTCACGATTTTAGTATTGCTAATGCAATGATTACTAATTTTCATCCACCAAAATCTACTTTGTTAATGCAAGCCGCCGCTTTTGGAGGTTATGATTTTGTAATGGAAGCTTACAAAGAAGCAATTAAAGAAGGATACAAATTCTCTACTTACGGAGATGCAATGTTAATTCTATAA
- the rlmN gene encoding 23S rRNA (adenine(2503)-C(2))-methyltransferase RlmN — MNKKKDIRALTKEQLRDFFVANNDKAFRGNQVYEWLWSKSLHTFEDMTNISKATREMLEENFVINHIKVDSMQKSKDGTIKNGIKLHDGLVVESVLIPTEKRTTACVSSQVGCSLDCKFCATARLKRMRNLNPDEIYDQVVVIDKQSRLYHNKKLTNIVFMGMGEPLMNYKNVLKSIEMITSPEGLGMSSKRITVSTSGVPKMIRKMADEEVKFNLAVSLHSAIDEVRTSIMPFNTNFPLKDLKESLEYWYEKTKRAITYEYVVWDGINDRKEDIKALVDFCKYVPCKVNLIEYNPIDDGEFQQASSSAINNYISNLEMHDITINVRRSRGKDIDAACGQLANKS, encoded by the coding sequence TTGAATAAAAAGAAAGACATAAGAGCCTTAACAAAAGAACAATTAAGAGATTTTTTTGTGGCAAATAATGATAAAGCATTTCGTGGTAACCAAGTTTACGAATGGTTATGGAGCAAGTCTTTACATACTTTTGAAGATATGACAAATATCTCTAAAGCTACCAGAGAAATGTTAGAAGAAAACTTTGTGATTAACCACATTAAGGTAGATTCTATGCAAAAAAGTAAAGACGGTACCATAAAAAACGGGATTAAATTACACGATGGTTTGGTTGTAGAATCTGTTTTAATTCCTACAGAAAAAAGAACTACAGCTTGTGTTTCTAGTCAAGTTGGTTGTAGCTTAGACTGTAAGTTTTGTGCTACTGCAAGATTAAAAAGAATGCGTAATTTAAATCCTGATGAAATTTACGACCAAGTAGTTGTTATCGATAAACAAAGCAGATTATATCATAACAAAAAACTAACAAATATTGTTTTTATGGGAATGGGAGAACCATTAATGAACTATAAAAACGTATTAAAATCTATAGAGATGATAACGTCTCCCGAAGGGTTAGGAATGTCATCAAAAAGAATTACAGTTTCTACATCGGGTGTACCAAAAATGATTCGTAAAATGGCAGATGAAGAAGTTAAATTTAATTTAGCAGTTTCATTACACTCAGCAATAGACGAGGTTAGAACATCAATAATGCCTTTTAATACAAATTTTCCTTTAAAAGACTTAAAAGAATCTTTAGAATATTGGTACGAGAAAACCAAAAGAGCAATTACTTATGAGTATGTTGTTTGGGATGGCATAAATGATAGAAAAGAAGACATCAAAGCTTTGGTAGATTTTTGCAAATATGTACCGTGTAAAGTTAATTTAATAGAGTACAATCCAATAGACGATGGTGAGTTTCAACAAGCAAGTTCATCAGCAATAAATAATTATATTTCTAATTTAGAAATGCACGATATTACAATAAATGTAAGAAGAAGTAGAGGTAAGGATATTGATGCGGCTTGTGGTCAATTAGCAAATAAATCTTAA
- a CDS encoding polyprenyl synthetase family protein, producing MNLVEQIKQPIIKEMELFEEKFKDSMLSKVPLLNRITYYIVRRKGKQMRPMFVFLVAKMVSDGGFDERTYRGASVVELIHTATLVHDDVVDDSNRRRDFFSINALWKNKIAVLVGDFLLSKGLLLSIDNEDFDLLKLISIAVREMSEGELLQIEKARKLDITEAVYFDIIRKKTATLIAACCGIGAASVGVNQDCVRKMRKFGEYIGIAFQIKDDLFDYSDAKIGKPTGIDIKEQKMTLPLIYTLNNCSKKEKAWLINSIKKHNKNKKRVKEVIAFVKANGGIDYTIDKMNSYKSKALAILKDFPDSEYKNSLSTMIDYVVERKI from the coding sequence ATGAATTTAGTGGAACAAATTAAACAACCAATCATAAAAGAAATGGAACTTTTTGAAGAAAAGTTCAAAGATTCTATGTTGTCTAAAGTTCCGTTATTAAACAGAATTACCTACTATATTGTTCGTAGAAAAGGAAAACAAATGCGACCAATGTTTGTTTTTTTAGTTGCTAAAATGGTTTCTGATGGTGGTTTTGATGAAAGAACTTATAGAGGCGCATCTGTTGTAGAATTAATTCATACAGCAACATTGGTGCATGATGATGTGGTAGATGATAGTAATAGAAGAAGAGATTTTTTCTCTATAAATGCCTTATGGAAAAATAAAATTGCAGTTTTAGTAGGCGATTTTTTATTGTCTAAAGGTTTATTGCTTTCTATTGATAATGAAGACTTCGATTTACTAAAGTTGATATCTATTGCTGTAAGAGAAATGAGTGAAGGAGAACTACTTCAAATTGAAAAAGCTAGAAAATTAGACATTACAGAGGCAGTTTATTTTGATATTATTCGAAAAAAAACAGCAACTTTAATTGCAGCTTGTTGTGGTATTGGTGCAGCATCTGTAGGTGTAAACCAAGATTGTGTGCGTAAAATGCGAAAGTTTGGAGAATACATCGGAATCGCCTTTCAAATTAAGGATGATTTATTTGATTATTCTGATGCTAAAATCGGAAAACCTACCGGAATAGACATTAAAGAGCAAAAAATGACTTTGCCATTAATTTATACTTTAAATAATTGCTCTAAAAAAGAGAAAGCATGGTTAATCAACTCTATTAAAAAGCATAATAAAAATAAAAAAAGAGTAAAAGAAGTAATTGCATTTGTAAAAGCAAATGGTGGTATCGATTACACAATCGATAAAATGAACAGTTACAAATCGAAAGCCTTGGCGATTCTTAAAGACTTTCCAGATTCAGAGTATAAAAACTCTTTATCAACTATGATTGATTATGTAGTAGAACGTAAAATATAG